Proteins found in one Ferroacidibacillus organovorans genomic segment:
- a CDS encoding M20/M25/M40 family metallo-hydrolase produces the protein MSIKLPAAMEVNQERLVSLFLELINIDSPSGFERAIADVLKNKLEERGFQVREDDAAVKLARESPAKRLPKGTAGNLIATRKGTTDAPHLLFMAHMDTVVSNKGVHAIREHGVIKTDEKTILGADDKAGIAGILEAFSIVQEKNLPHGDVTVVFSICEELGLYGAKYLDVESLHVDFGYVLDSGGPPEKVIGAAPYEVDYRITVHGKAAHSGVNPEDGINALAAACSAVSQIKQGRMDEHSTRNIGVFRAGETTNTVCDRAHLEGEARSLDKKEVDALVAEVRQAFERACSTFHATFEMEVEEAYSGFQLAENDDVVKHAFKALKTMGLTPELAERGGGSDTNVLNGRGIPAVNLGVGASRDHTVYESVHEAHLVAAAQMVCAILASVLDAE, from the coding sequence ATGTCCATCAAACTGCCCGCGGCGATGGAGGTCAACCAAGAACGTCTGGTTTCATTATTTTTAGAGTTGATAAACATTGACAGTCCTTCGGGTTTTGAACGCGCGATTGCCGATGTGCTCAAAAATAAACTCGAAGAGCGCGGATTTCAGGTGCGTGAAGATGACGCGGCCGTTAAACTGGCGCGTGAGTCACCAGCGAAAAGATTGCCAAAAGGAACTGCGGGAAATCTGATCGCCACGCGAAAAGGTACTACGGATGCACCTCATCTGTTATTCATGGCGCATATGGATACGGTCGTATCCAATAAAGGTGTTCATGCCATTCGTGAGCACGGCGTAATAAAGACGGATGAAAAAACAATTTTAGGCGCAGATGACAAGGCAGGGATTGCGGGTATCCTGGAAGCATTCTCGATCGTTCAAGAAAAAAATCTCCCGCATGGAGATGTCACGGTGGTCTTTTCAATTTGTGAAGAGTTGGGACTCTATGGCGCAAAGTACCTTGATGTTGAATCGCTTCATGTCGATTTTGGTTATGTTTTGGATAGCGGTGGACCACCGGAAAAAGTGATTGGCGCGGCCCCTTATGAAGTGGACTATCGAATCACGGTGCATGGCAAAGCGGCGCACAGCGGCGTAAATCCGGAGGATGGGATCAATGCGCTCGCCGCTGCCTGCTCAGCCGTTTCTCAAATCAAACAAGGAAGAATGGATGAGCACAGCACGCGCAATATTGGAGTTTTTCGCGCTGGCGAAACCACGAACACCGTGTGCGATCGCGCGCATCTCGAAGGTGAGGCGCGCAGTCTTGATAAAAAGGAAGTTGATGCGCTCGTCGCTGAAGTGCGTCAGGCGTTTGAGCGCGCCTGTTCAACCTTTCACGCGACATTTGAGATGGAGGTCGAAGAGGCGTATTCAGGGTTTCAACTCGCTGAAAATGACGACGTCGTAAAACACGCCTTTAAAGCATTGAAAACAATGGGTCTCACACCCGAATTGGCTGAGCGTGGTGGAGGCAGCGACACAAACGTGCTCAATGGGCGGGGAATTCCCGCCGTCAACCTAGGCGTTGGCGCATCGCGCGATCACACGGTCTATGAATCGGTGCACGAGGCGCATCTCGTCGCTGCTGCACAAATGGTCTGTGCGATTTTAGCGAGTGTCCTTGATGCGGAATGA
- the ald gene encoding alanine dehydrogenase, protein MIIGVPKEVKDNENRVAMTPGGARSFIAAGHRVIVQADAGKGSGFSDEDYQKAGASIFSDVSEVWSQADMVMKVKEPILSEYAYFRDGLILFTYLHLAPEPELTKALQASGVIAIAYETIQLADRSLPLLTPMSEVAGRMAIQIGAQFLERQNGGKGILLGGVPGVLPGNVVIIGGGIVGTNAAKMALGTGANVTIVDVNPDRLRALDDLFAGRVHTLMSNEYNIEQAVSQADLLVGAVLIPGSRAPKLVKEEMVKNMTPGSVIVDVAIDQGGSIETIDRVTTHSHPTYEKYGVVHYAVANMPGAVPRTSTLALTNVTMPYALRLANYGFHQAILENEALARGVNVYAGHVTYEAVATGLGIAYTPLASALAK, encoded by the coding sequence GTGATTATTGGTGTTCCAAAAGAAGTAAAAGATAACGAAAATCGCGTTGCCATGACTCCGGGTGGCGCGCGCAGTTTTATCGCGGCAGGACATCGCGTCATCGTTCAAGCAGACGCAGGAAAAGGCAGCGGTTTCTCTGATGAGGATTATCAAAAAGCTGGCGCCTCCATTTTCAGTGACGTAAGCGAGGTTTGGTCGCAAGCAGATATGGTGATGAAAGTTAAAGAACCGATCCTTTCTGAATACGCTTACTTTCGTGACGGATTGATCCTGTTCACGTATCTGCACTTGGCTCCAGAACCAGAACTTACCAAAGCATTACAGGCGTCTGGTGTTATCGCCATTGCGTATGAGACGATTCAACTCGCTGATCGTTCGCTTCCTTTATTGACACCGATGAGCGAAGTGGCGGGGCGAATGGCCATTCAAATTGGAGCTCAGTTCTTGGAGCGCCAAAACGGTGGGAAAGGCATTTTGCTCGGAGGCGTTCCGGGTGTTCTTCCTGGAAATGTCGTAATCATCGGCGGAGGCATTGTTGGCACAAACGCTGCAAAGATGGCACTTGGTACAGGTGCAAACGTGACCATTGTCGATGTCAACCCAGATCGGTTGCGCGCATTGGATGATCTCTTTGCGGGACGTGTTCACACGCTGATGTCTAACGAATACAACATTGAACAAGCAGTATCACAGGCGGACCTGCTTGTTGGCGCAGTGCTGATTCCTGGTTCTCGCGCGCCAAAACTCGTAAAAGAAGAAATGGTCAAAAACATGACACCGGGCAGTGTTATCGTGGACGTTGCGATCGATCAGGGCGGATCAATCGAGACGATCGATCGTGTGACGACACACAGCCACCCGACGTATGAAAAATACGGCGTCGTGCACTACGCTGTTGCGAACATGCCAGGTGCCGTTCCGCGCACTTCGACCTTGGCACTGACAAACGTTACGATGCCCTATGCGCTTCGTCTTGCCAATTACGGATTCCATCAGGCCATTCTTGAGAACGAGGCGCTCGCGCGAGGTGTGAATGTATATGCAGGCCATGTCACCTATGAGGCCGTTGCGACAGGGCTTGGTATCGCATACACTCCGCTCGCTTCTGCACTGGCGAAATAA
- a CDS encoding amino acid permease, which translates to MANLRDKMSLQHRFASQKIQAHETVERPILTQHTGRVTGVSVTGLVLIGIGGIVGAGYFLGVGMAVSEAGPSILLGFVLGALLMSQVVGAITSLSVNHPVEGSFRTYAEEMLGPFIGYMQGWLYWLSSVLTIGSEAIAMAVFARMWFPAMPIWSLSLLFILLVLLLNAFGVNVFAKLESALAGVKLVALIAFIAIATFLLLQPHTLHQAWIHLLSRGWFPHGVLGMFQSMLIVIFAYAGIGVVATAITQLRHAEDAGRASGLIVFGLAALYILSLLALLLMLPWWQISTQTGPFTLALRFHHLFGVANLMNGVVLIAAFTVMGGTLFSAVLILSSMAKAMQAPHFLKKRPERFGGLPALMVSVAGVVLSILISFKLPASIYNDLISASSFFTFFNWVIILFSWMRYKRMHRDDVHDQSAFLRFGGVTLWATIVVIIALAGFALTNVDQRMGAMAAAMLFALVAVFYPLVRKRTNVYMDRS; encoded by the coding sequence TTGGCAAATCTTCGCGATAAAATGAGTCTGCAGCACAGGTTTGCTTCACAAAAAATCCAGGCGCACGAGACGGTGGAGCGACCTATCTTGACACAACACACTGGGCGCGTGACTGGTGTAAGTGTCACAGGGCTTGTTCTGATCGGGATCGGCGGTATTGTCGGTGCAGGCTATTTTCTCGGTGTTGGCATGGCCGTTTCTGAAGCAGGCCCATCCATCTTGCTTGGCTTCGTGTTAGGCGCGCTTCTCATGTCGCAAGTTGTCGGCGCGATCACATCGCTCTCTGTGAACCATCCTGTAGAAGGTTCTTTTCGAACCTACGCCGAAGAAATGCTTGGCCCCTTCATCGGTTATATGCAAGGCTGGCTTTACTGGTTGTCAAGCGTGTTGACGATCGGTAGTGAAGCGATCGCCATGGCTGTCTTTGCGCGCATGTGGTTTCCTGCCATGCCCATTTGGAGTCTATCCCTTCTCTTTATCTTGCTTGTACTTTTATTAAACGCGTTTGGCGTAAATGTCTTCGCAAAGTTAGAGAGCGCCCTTGCAGGTGTAAAGCTTGTCGCGCTCATCGCCTTTATCGCCATCGCCACTTTTCTGTTGCTGCAGCCGCACACCTTGCACCAAGCGTGGATCCATCTCCTGTCACGCGGATGGTTCCCGCACGGCGTCCTGGGTATGTTTCAGTCGATGCTTATCGTGATTTTTGCATACGCCGGCATTGGCGTTGTGGCGACGGCCATCACACAGTTAAGGCACGCCGAAGACGCTGGCCGCGCAAGTGGATTGATCGTCTTTGGCTTAGCCGCACTCTACATCCTATCGCTTCTTGCGCTTTTGCTCATGCTCCCGTGGTGGCAGATCAGCACACAAACAGGTCCCTTTACGCTCGCACTGCGTTTCCACCACCTTTTTGGCGTCGCTAATTTGATGAATGGCGTTGTGCTCATTGCAGCCTTTACTGTGATGGGGGGGACACTTTTTTCTGCCGTCTTGATTTTATCAAGCATGGCTAAAGCGATGCAGGCACCGCACTTCTTGAAAAAAAGGCCAGAGCGATTTGGTGGATTGCCAGCGCTTATGGTTTCTGTGGCAGGGGTTGTACTGTCTATCCTCATCAGTTTCAAACTTCCCGCAAGCATCTACAATGACCTGATCAGCGCATCCTCATTCTTCACGTTCTTTAACTGGGTGATCATCCTCTTCTCGTGGATGAGATATAAACGCATGCATCGCGACGATGTTCACGATCAGTCTGCCTTCTTGCGCTTTGGTGGGGTGACACTCTGGGCGACGATTGTCGTCATTATCGCGTTGGCCGGATTCGCACTAACAAATGTGGATCAAAGAATGGGAGCGATGGCGGCAGCGATGTTGTTTGCGCTTGTCGCAGTTTTTTACCCATTGGTTCGCAAGAGAACGAACGTTTACATGGATCGGAGTTGA
- a CDS encoding acyl-CoA carboxylase subunit beta, which yields MTVERKLTELDDRKRRIERGGGDRRILAQHEKGKYTARERIDMLLDKGTFVEIGAFIEHRGQHFGMDQVDAPAEGVVTGWGRIDGRVVYVFAQDFTVFGGALGEMHGQKIARLMDLAARNGAPVIGLNDSGGARIQEGVVSLDGYGHVFYRNAIYSGVIPQISVIMGPCAGGAVYSPAITDFIFMVEQTSQMFITGPKVIEAVTGESISSEDLGGALVHASTSGVSHFSCASEEDALAGVRRLLTYLPQNHTVKPPAREPDPRREPDERMLTLVPEDGAKVYDVLRVIRCIVDHEEFLEVMPGFARNAVVGFAHLDGKSVGIIANQPKFRAGGLDIDSSDKIARFIRFCDSFQIPIITFEDVTGFIPGVSQEHRGIIRHGAKILYAYSEATVPKITVILRKAYGGAYVALNSKAIGADLVLAWPTAEVAVMGSEGAANIIFAREIASSPNPQETRAKKVAEYKEKFANPYIAAEAGMIDDVIDPRETRNRLIDALQSMEHKTDVRPAKKHGNIPL from the coding sequence GTGACAGTGGAGCGCAAACTGACCGAATTGGATGACCGCAAGCGACGGATTGAGCGCGGTGGCGGGGACCGCCGCATCCTGGCACAGCATGAGAAGGGAAAATACACGGCGCGCGAGCGGATTGACATGCTGCTTGACAAAGGGACGTTTGTCGAGATTGGCGCGTTTATCGAACACCGTGGGCAACACTTTGGCATGGATCAAGTCGACGCACCAGCAGAAGGTGTCGTCACAGGGTGGGGCAGAATCGATGGTCGTGTCGTCTATGTCTTTGCACAAGATTTTACGGTATTTGGGGGCGCGCTCGGCGAGATGCACGGTCAAAAAATTGCTCGCTTGATGGATCTTGCGGCGCGCAACGGTGCGCCTGTCATCGGGCTGAATGACTCGGGTGGCGCGCGGATCCAAGAGGGCGTGGTGTCGCTGGATGGCTATGGCCACGTTTTTTATCGCAATGCGATTTACAGCGGCGTGATTCCGCAGATCTCTGTGATCATGGGCCCCTGTGCGGGCGGTGCCGTGTACAGTCCGGCCATCACCGACTTCATTTTTATGGTTGAGCAGACCAGTCAAATGTTTATTACGGGTCCAAAGGTCATCGAGGCGGTCACTGGCGAATCCATTTCCTCCGAGGATCTCGGAGGCGCGCTTGTTCACGCGTCAACCTCCGGTGTGTCTCACTTTAGCTGCGCATCTGAAGAAGACGCGCTGGCGGGCGTGCGCCGGTTGCTCACCTATCTACCTCAGAATCATACTGTAAAACCGCCTGCGCGAGAACCTGATCCTCGGCGCGAGCCTGATGAGCGCATGTTAACGCTTGTGCCTGAGGATGGCGCGAAAGTCTATGACGTGCTGCGCGTCATCCGCTGTATCGTCGATCATGAGGAATTTCTTGAAGTTATGCCGGGGTTTGCGCGAAATGCCGTGGTCGGGTTTGCCCATCTCGATGGGAAGTCGGTGGGCATCATCGCCAATCAGCCGAAATTCCGCGCGGGCGGTCTTGACATCGATTCCTCTGATAAGATCGCGCGCTTCATTCGTTTTTGTGATTCTTTTCAAATTCCGATTATCACGTTTGAAGATGTGACAGGGTTTATCCCAGGTGTATCTCAAGAACATCGCGGTATCATCCGGCATGGCGCGAAGATTCTCTACGCGTATTCGGAGGCTACCGTCCCCAAAATCACAGTCATCCTGCGCAAAGCGTACGGTGGGGCATACGTCGCGCTAAACTCTAAAGCGATCGGCGCTGATCTCGTGCTCGCCTGGCCCACTGCGGAGGTGGCTGTCATGGGTTCGGAAGGGGCGGCGAACATCATCTTTGCGCGCGAGATCGCGTCGAGTCCCAATCCACAAGAGACGCGCGCCAAAAAGGTCGCTGAGTACAAAGAGAAATTTGCAAATCCGTATATTGCGGCGGAAGCCGGCATGATCGATGACGTTATCGATCCGCGCGAGACGAGAAATCGATTGATTGATGCGCTTCAATCCATGGAGCATAAGACGGATGTGCGTCCAGCGAAAAAACACGGGAATATTCCACTGTAG
- a CDS encoding NUDIX hydrolase, protein MSEFHETLLRTERVFQGRMIALDQDLVRLPNGRESTREVVRHPGAVCILLQDGLGRLCLVRQYRHPVGKELYELPAGKLDRGEDPQSAAARELYEETGRLATVIRHALTFFTTPGFTDEVMHLYVAECDDTREKTGELHLDDDEFLAVTYHTRNEVQAMLARGALVDAKTLIGVLLWLGGNMDLVSSGA, encoded by the coding sequence GTGAGCGAATTTCACGAAACGCTCCTTCGCACAGAACGTGTGTTTCAGGGTAGAATGATCGCGCTTGACCAGGATCTCGTGCGCCTGCCAAACGGTAGGGAATCCACGCGAGAAGTCGTGCGCCACCCTGGCGCCGTATGTATCCTGCTTCAAGATGGATTGGGGCGCCTCTGTCTGGTACGCCAGTACCGCCACCCCGTAGGGAAAGAACTGTATGAACTGCCTGCAGGCAAACTCGATCGCGGAGAAGATCCACAGTCTGCTGCAGCGCGCGAACTCTATGAAGAGACAGGGCGCTTGGCGACAGTGATTCGTCACGCTCTGACGTTTTTTACAACACCTGGATTTACCGATGAAGTGATGCACCTGTACGTGGCTGAATGTGATGACACGCGCGAAAAAACGGGTGAGTTGCACTTGGATGACGATGAGTTTCTTGCCGTAACTTATCATACCCGAAATGAGGTGCAGGCGATGCTCGCGCGCGGTGCGCTGGTGGATGCCAAAACGCTCATCGGTGTCTTGCTCTGGCTGGGAGGGAACATGGATCTTGTCTCATCAGGCGCTTGA
- a CDS encoding endonuclease Q family protein: MADWLDERSGIVIVNHAFTPHKGLYGSCVTHADEMIDLSRAAALELGLSADTEMADCVSELAATTFVTNSDAHSTPKLAREYHVATMIFPDFENYKRVLRRDGLFQITENVGLWPTLGKYHRSFCLTCGAVATIDQSVCSSCGNKKFTRGVHERLLEVADQNPSISPVHRPPYRHHIPLDMIPGIGKKTRERLLSCFASELSMMRKATVDELVDCVGPMLAKRIDLARHGQLGMGIGAGGVYGRVHA, translated from the coding sequence GTGGCAGACTGGCTTGACGAACGAAGCGGGATCGTCATCGTAAATCACGCGTTCACGCCGCACAAAGGTTTGTATGGGTCGTGTGTGACGCACGCTGACGAGATGATCGATCTATCACGCGCAGCGGCGCTTGAACTCGGATTGTCTGCAGATACAGAAATGGCTGATTGTGTTTCAGAACTTGCTGCAACGACTTTTGTCACAAACAGTGATGCGCATTCAACGCCAAAGTTGGCGCGTGAGTACCACGTCGCGACCATGATCTTTCCGGATTTTGAAAACTACAAGCGAGTGCTGCGACGAGATGGACTCTTTCAGATTACAGAGAATGTGGGTCTATGGCCGACGCTCGGGAAGTACCATCGCTCGTTTTGTCTCACATGCGGAGCGGTTGCAACCATCGATCAGTCTGTGTGTTCGTCATGTGGCAACAAAAAATTTACGCGCGGTGTTCATGAGCGACTGCTTGAGGTCGCTGATCAAAATCCATCGATATCTCCCGTCCATCGACCGCCTTATCGCCACCACATTCCACTTGACATGATTCCTGGCATCGGGAAAAAAACGCGTGAACGCCTGCTATCATGTTTCGCGAGTGAGTTGTCGATGATGCGAAAAGCGACAGTAGACGAATTGGTCGATTGCGTTGGCCCCATGCTCGCCAAACGAATTGATCTTGCCCGTCACGGACAACTTGGTATGGGGATCGGGGCAGGCGGTGTGTATGGCAGAGTCCATGCATAA
- a CDS encoding M20/M25/M40 family metallo-hydrolase — translation MKAKLEVDQEALIADFMTLVSIGSLSREEANVAAYIRGVVEELGCTVEEDDAMDAVNGTSGNLIVRVAGDDSLPVVLLMAHMDTVAPGNGVTPIRHDDRITSDGKTILGADDKAGVASILHALRVLRRTKEKHPPLEIVFTVCEEVGLLGAKALDRNRLKAKYGFCLDSGGSLGFVVAEGPAQAKLHARVYGKAAHAGVAPEKGISAIVVAAEAIAAMPLGRVDARTTANVGKIQGGHATNIVCDFVEFFAEARSLDAERLNVQQAAMSSALHDAALKYGVRVDAQWTASYPALHLPETSFLRTIITNAMKKLDLTPTFGPTGGGSDANVVAGKGIPIANLAVGYQQIHTLEEWIALRDLTLASELVLEIIRESANHKSVNHS, via the coding sequence GTGAAAGCAAAACTGGAAGTGGATCAAGAGGCGCTGATTGCTGATTTTATGACGCTTGTCTCGATTGGCAGTCTCTCGCGAGAAGAGGCAAATGTGGCGGCGTACATTCGCGGAGTCGTAGAAGAACTCGGCTGCACGGTAGAAGAAGACGACGCGATGGATGCCGTAAACGGGACGTCTGGCAATCTGATCGTGCGCGTTGCGGGGGATGATTCACTGCCAGTTGTTCTACTCATGGCGCATATGGATACGGTGGCTCCGGGAAACGGCGTGACTCCGATCCGGCATGATGACCGCATCACGAGCGATGGCAAGACAATTCTTGGTGCGGATGACAAGGCGGGGGTGGCAAGCATTCTGCACGCGCTTCGCGTGTTACGGCGCACTAAGGAAAAACATCCACCGCTTGAGATTGTTTTTACCGTGTGTGAAGAGGTGGGACTGCTTGGCGCAAAAGCGCTTGATCGAAACCGCTTGAAAGCGAAGTATGGATTTTGCCTTGACTCCGGTGGATCGCTCGGTTTTGTCGTCGCCGAAGGGCCTGCTCAGGCCAAGCTCCATGCGCGTGTCTATGGCAAAGCGGCGCATGCCGGTGTTGCGCCGGAAAAAGGGATCAGCGCCATCGTCGTTGCGGCAGAGGCAATCGCTGCGATGCCGCTTGGACGAGTCGATGCGCGAACGACGGCAAATGTCGGTAAAATTCAGGGTGGGCATGCAACCAATATCGTGTGTGATTTTGTCGAGTTTTTTGCAGAGGCGCGCAGTCTCGATGCAGAGCGCTTGAACGTGCAGCAAGCAGCCATGAGTTCGGCACTTCACGATGCGGCTTTGAAATACGGAGTGCGCGTGGATGCGCAGTGGACCGCCAGCTACCCTGCACTGCACTTGCCCGAGACATCCTTCTTGCGAACGATCATCACAAATGCGATGAAAAAACTTGATCTCACGCCTACCTTTGGACCAACTGGCGGTGGAAGTGACGCGAATGTCGTCGCGGGAAAAGGAATTCCGATTGCTAACCTTGCAGTCGGCTATCAACAGATTCACACGCTAGAGGAATGGATCGCACTGCGCGATCTGACGTTGGCATCTGAACTCGTTCTTGAAATCATCCGCGAAAGCGCGAATCACAAAAGTGTGAATCACAGTTGA
- the mce gene encoding methylmalonyl-CoA epimerase — MRPVRVLVAKPGLDGHDRGALIVAQGLRDAGMEVIYTGLRQTVDQIVATALDEDVDCIGLSSLSGAHMALFPAVTAALRARGASDILVVGGGVIPSEDIAALKEEGIAAVFTPGSSISEMADFIRAHVSTRSVRFAAEPEMPEAIDHIGIAVHRLTDGYALYCEQLGMRLIEEEDVPSAGVRVAFLDAGNTHLELLEPLGERSPIAAFLEKRGPGIHHIAYRVDDVDNWLVRMKTAGYPLLDEKKRPGAGNKWVGFVHPKKALGVLMEFCESRTEV; from the coding sequence ATGCGTCCAGTACGCGTGCTTGTCGCAAAACCGGGGCTTGATGGACACGACCGCGGCGCACTGATTGTCGCACAAGGGTTGCGCGACGCGGGGATGGAAGTGATTTATACAGGACTGCGGCAGACGGTTGACCAGATTGTCGCGACGGCGCTTGACGAGGATGTGGATTGCATCGGACTCTCTTCACTCTCCGGCGCCCACATGGCGCTGTTTCCGGCCGTCACGGCGGCTTTGCGCGCGCGGGGCGCGAGTGACATTCTCGTCGTCGGTGGCGGCGTCATTCCAAGTGAGGATATTGCCGCGTTAAAAGAAGAGGGGATTGCAGCCGTCTTTACGCCAGGAAGTTCCATTTCCGAGATGGCTGACTTCATACGCGCGCACGTCTCAACGCGCAGCGTGCGCTTTGCAGCAGAACCGGAGATGCCCGAAGCGATCGATCACATTGGGATCGCGGTGCACCGTCTTACAGATGGCTACGCACTCTACTGCGAGCAACTCGGGATGCGCCTGATTGAGGAGGAGGATGTGCCGAGTGCAGGCGTGCGCGTCGCGTTTCTTGACGCGGGAAACACGCACCTTGAACTGCTCGAACCGCTGGGAGAGCGTTCGCCTATTGCCGCATTTCTTGAAAAGCGTGGGCCGGGCATTCACCACATCGCGTATCGTGTGGACGATGTCGACAACTGGCTTGTGCGCATGAAAACGGCTGGCTACCCACTGCTTGATGAGAAAAAAAGGCCGGGCGCAGGGAACAAGTGGGTGGGGTTTGTTCACCCCAAAAAAGCGCTGGGTGTTCTCATGGAATTTTGTGAATCACGGACTGAGGTGTGA
- the xerD gene encoding site-specific tyrosine recombinase XerD, with protein MDAWLDQFLQYVEVERGLSKNTLESYRRDLLAYLTFLETRGYTVTSPYEHGYIPQYVQELRGKGRATATVSRNLASIRSFYSFLVRERILPFDPSQHLETPRMERKLPRVLIMEDVDRLLSVPDATSSFGMRDRAMLELLYATGIRVSELVSLNEHDVNLTASFLRCIGKGSKERIIPLGHMARQAVLDYVTKARSSMVRDPLEPSLFVNHLGERLTRQGFWKIIKKHAKTAGIVADITPHTLRHSFATHLLENGADLRAVQEMLGHADISTTQVYTHVTRSRLQDVYQKAHPRA; from the coding sequence ATGGATGCATGGCTTGACCAATTTTTACAGTATGTAGAAGTGGAGCGTGGCCTTTCTAAAAATACGCTCGAATCATATCGTCGAGATCTCCTCGCGTATCTCACGTTTTTAGAAACACGCGGGTATACGGTGACCTCCCCTTACGAACACGGGTATATTCCGCAATACGTGCAAGAGTTAAGGGGAAAAGGTCGGGCGACAGCGACAGTCTCACGAAATCTCGCAAGCATTCGTTCTTTTTACAGCTTTCTCGTGCGCGAGCGAATCCTGCCGTTTGATCCGTCACAGCACCTGGAGACACCACGCATGGAGCGCAAACTTCCACGCGTGCTCATCATGGAAGACGTGGATCGCCTTCTTTCGGTTCCAGATGCCACAAGCTCATTCGGAATGCGCGACCGTGCCATGCTCGAATTGCTCTATGCAACGGGTATACGCGTATCGGAGTTGGTTTCACTCAATGAACATGACGTGAATTTGACGGCTTCATTTTTACGCTGCATTGGTAAGGGATCCAAGGAGAGGATCATTCCTCTTGGTCACATGGCGCGACAGGCTGTGCTTGACTATGTGACGAAAGCGCGCAGCAGTATGGTGCGCGACCCGCTTGAGCCGTCGCTTTTTGTCAATCATCTCGGCGAACGCCTGACACGTCAAGGATTTTGGAAGATCATAAAAAAACATGCCAAAACAGCGGGTATCGTGGCGGACATCACACCACACACCTTGCGCCATTCTTTTGCGACGCATCTTCTTGAGAACGGCGCAGATTTGCGCGCTGTACAGGAGATGCTAGGACATGCGGACATCTCGACTACACAGGTGTACACCCATGTAACGAGAAGCCGCCTTCAGGATGTCTATCAAAAAGCCCATCCTCGCGCGTGA
- a CDS encoding RNHCP domain-containing protein, with protein MPESRHFTVINEPFVCIVCHTQVAPLRTGCRNHCPVCLHSVHVDRFPGDRQSDCGGLLVPKEIVQDGKKGFMIVHRCKSCGEIRTNKAALDDPEQPDQMDAILEVMKNRSLHIRGRRG; from the coding sequence GTGCCAGAAAGTCGTCATTTCACGGTGATCAACGAACCTTTTGTATGTATCGTTTGTCACACACAGGTGGCGCCGCTTCGGACAGGCTGTCGCAATCACTGTCCTGTGTGCCTGCACAGCGTGCACGTCGATCGATTTCCAGGTGACCGTCAGTCTGATTGCGGTGGACTGCTTGTTCCCAAAGAGATTGTACAGGATGGCAAAAAAGGATTCATGATTGTGCATCGCTGTAAATCGTGTGGTGAAATACGCACCAATAAGGCGGCGCTTGATGATCCGGAGCAACCTGATCAGATGGATGCCATTCTTGAAGTGATGAAAAATCGGTCGCTTCACATACGCGGTCGAAGAGGATAA